A single genomic interval of Hoplias malabaricus isolate fHopMal1 chromosome 7, fHopMal1.hap1, whole genome shotgun sequence harbors:
- the exoc1 gene encoding exocyst complex component 1 isoform X4 — MTAIKHALQRDIFTPNDERLLSIVNVCKAGKKKKNCFLCATVTTERPVQVKVVKVKKSDKGDFYKRQMAWELRDLAEVDAKDANKENPEFDLHFEKVYRWVASSTAEKNAFISCIWKLNQRYLRKKVEFVNVSSQLLEESVPSGESQSVAGGDEDTLDDYQELSAREEQDIENMMEVCEYAISNAEAFAEKLSRELQVLDGANIQSIMASEKQVNILMQLLDEALTEVDTIENKLLSYEEMLQSVKEQMDQISQSNRLIQISNTNNGKLLDEIQFLVNYMDLSKGHIRALQEGDLSSPKGIEACINASEALLQCMNVALRPGHDKLMAVKQQQHLFSELRDVFARRLTNHLNNVFVHQGHDQSSTLSQHTAELTLPKHSPLHRDLLRYAKLMEWLKNTQREKYEGLSRTYVDYMTRLYEREIKDFFEVAKIKMAGTTKEGKGKFGLHGSSGKLTGSTSSLNKLAVSSSNSRRSQSSSLLDMGNMSASDLDVADRTKFDKIFEQVLSELEPLCLAEQDFISKFFKLQQQPTLAQAENTDDADGGLHTKPVSEHRHSISSEKDMVRQMMNKIFQSIETELNSLIALGDKIDSFNSLYMLVKMSHHVWTAENVDPASYLSTTLGNVLVTVKRNFDKCIFGQIRQMEEVKIPKKSKVGILPFVTSFEEFAELAETIFRNAERRGDLDKAYVKLIRAVFTNVEKVANESQKTPRDVVMMENFHHIFSTLSRLKISCLEAERKEAKHKYTDHLQSYVINSLGQPLEKLNHFFEGVEARVAQGVREEEVSYQLAFNKQELRKVIKEYPGKEVKKGLDNLYKKVDKHLCEEESLLQVVWHSMQDEFIRQYKHFEGLINRCYPGSGITMEFTIQDMLEYFSSIAQSH; from the exons ATGACTGCCATAAAGCATGCTCTCCAGAGGGACATTTTTACTCCCAATGATGAGCGGCTGCTCAGTATTGTCAATGTCTGCAAGGCagggaagaaaaagaagaactgTTTCCTATGTGCCACAG tgacaACGGAGCGCCCAGTGCAGGTCAAAGTGGTGAAAGTGAAGAAGTCGGACAAAGGAGATTTCTACAAGAGACAAATGGCCTGGGAGCTTCGTGACCTGGCTGAGGTTGATGCCAAAGATGCTAACAAG GAGAACCCAGAGTTTGACCTACATTTTGAGAAGGTGTATCGCTGGGTGGCCAGCAGCACAGCAGAGAAGAATGCCTTCATTTCCTGCATCTGGAAGCTGAACCAGCGCTACCTGAGAAAGAAAGTTGAATTTGTGAATGTCAGCTCCCAGCTGCTAGAAG AGTCAGTGCCCAGTGGTGAGAGCCAGAGTGTTGCTGGGGGTGATGAAGATACTCTGGATGACTACCAGGAGCTCAGTGCTCGAGAGGAGCAGGACATTGAGAATatgatggaggtgtgtgagtaTGCCATCTCCAATGCTGAGGCCTTTGCAGAGAAGCTCTCCCGGGAGCTGCAGGTCCTGGATGGG GCAAACATCCAATCAATAATGGCCTCAGAGAAGCAGGTAAACATCTTGATGCAGCTACTGGATGAGGCTCTGACTGAAGTGGACACAATCGAGAACAAACTGCTGAGTTATGAGGAGATGCTTCAGAGCGTCAAGGAGCAGATGGACCAGATCTCACAGAGCAACCGCCTCATTCAGAtcagcaacacaaacaatgGCAAACTGCTGGATGAGATTCAGTTCCTTGTG AATTACATGGATCTTTCTAAAGGGCATATCAGAGCTCTGCAAGAGGGAGATCTGTCCTCTCCTAAAGGCATAGAGGCTTGCATCAATGCTTCGGAGGCTCTGCTGCAGTGCATGAACGTAGCACTTCGTCCAG GTCACGATAAGTTGATGGCTgtgaaacagcagcagcacctgtttTCTGAACTTAGAGATGTTTTTGCTCGGCGCCTCACCAACCACCTCAACAATGTGTTTGTACACCAG ggtCATGATCAGAGCTCCACACTGTCTCAGCACACAGCAGAGCTAACCCTGCCCAAGCACAGCCCACTGCACAGAGATTTGCTGAGGTATGCCAAGCTGATGGAGTGGCtaaagaacacacagagagagaagtaTGAAGGCCTGTCTAGG ACCTATGTTGATTACATGACTAGACTGTACGAGAGGGAAATTAAAGACTTCTTTGAAGTTGCCAAAATCAAAATGGCAGGAACTACAAAAGAAGGGAAGGGCAAGTTTG GCCTGCACGGGAGCTCGGGGAAACTTACTGGCTCCACATCCAGTCTTAACAAGCTAGCGGTCAGCAGCTCCAATAGCCGCCGCTCACAGTCCTCCTCTCTGCTGGACATGGGAAACATGTCCGCCTCTGACCTGGATGTGGCAGACAGAACGAAGTTTGACAAA ATTTTTGAGCAAGTCCTCAGTGAGCTGGAGCCTCTGTGTCTTGCTGAGCAGGACTTTATCAGCAAGTTCTTTAAACTGCAGCAGCAGCCAACACTGGCTCAG GCAGAAAATACTGATGATGCTGATGGAGGGCTCCATACCAAACCAGTCAGCGAGCACAGACACTCAATTTCATCAGA GAAAGACATGGTCCGGCAAATGATGAATAAGATCTTCCAGAGCATCGAGACAGAGCTGAACAGTCTTATAGCTCTAGGTGATAAGATAGACAGCTTTAACTCGCTCTATATGCTGGTGAAAATGAGCCATCATGTGTGGACAGCAGAGAACGTGGACCCTGCCTCCTATCTCAGCACTACACTTGGCAATGTGCTGGTCACAGTGAAGAGGAATTTTGACAAATGCATT ttTGGTCAGATCAGGCAGATGGAGGAAGTGAAGATCCCTAAGAAGAGTAAGGTTGGAATCCTGCCTTTCGTCACTAGCTTTGAGGAGTTTGCAGAACTGGCTGAGACCATATTCCGTAATGCAGAACGACGGGGGGACTTGGACAAGGCATATGTCAAACTCATCAGAGCTGTTTTCACGAACG TAGAGAAGGTGGCCAATGAGAGCCAGAAGACTCCGCGTGATGTGGTGATGATGGAGAATTTCCACCATATCTTCTCCACTCTATCACGCCTCAAGATCTCATGCCTGGaagcagagagaaaggaggCAAAGCACAAATACACAGACCATCTGCAATCCTATGTCATTAATTCGCTGGGACAGCCACTAGAAAAACTCAAT CACTTTTTTGAGGGGGTTGAGGCGCGAGTGGCCCAGGGTGTACGGGAAGAGGAGGTGAGCTACCAGCTAGCATTCAATAAACAAGAGCTGAGGAAAGTGATTAAAGAATACCCTGGAAAAGAGGTAAAAAAAGGCTTGGACAATCTGTACAAGAAGGTGGACAAACACCTGTGTGAGGAAGAGAGTCTTCTTCAG GTGGTGTGGCACTCCATGCAAGATGAGTTCATCCGGCAATACAAGCACTTTGAGGGGCTGATAAACCGCTGCTATCCCGGCTCAGGCATCACCATGGAGTTTACCATTCAGGACATGCTAGAGTACTTCTCCAGTATCGCTCAGTCCCACTAa
- the exoc1 gene encoding exocyst complex component 1 isoform X2 yields the protein MTAIKHALQRDIFTPNDERLLSIVNVCKAGKKKKNCFLCATVTTERPVQVKVVKVKKSDKGDFYKRQMAWELRDLAEVDAKDANKENPEFDLHFEKVYRWVASSTAEKNAFISCIWKLNQRYLRKKVEFVNVSSQLLEESVPSGESQSVAGGDEDTLDDYQELSAREEQDIENMMEVCEYAISNAEAFAEKLSRELQVLDGANIQSIMASEKQVNILMQLLDEALTEVDTIENKLLSYEEMLQSVKEQMDQISQSNRLIQISNTNNGKLLDEIQFLVNYMDLSKGHIRALQEGDLSSPKGIEACINASEALLQCMNVALRPGHDKLMAVKQQQHLFSELRDVFARRLTNHLNNVFVHQGHDQSSTLSQHTAELTLPKHSPLHRDLLRYAKLMEWLKNTQREKYEGLSRTYVDYMTRLYEREIKDFFEVAKIKMAGTTKEGKGKFATLPRKESALKQETESLHGSSGKLTGSTSSLNKLAVSSSNSRRSQSSSLLDMGNMSASDLDVADRTKFDKIFEQVLSELEPLCLAEQDFISKFFKLQQQPTLAQAENTDDADGGLHTKPVSEHRHSISSEKDMVRQMMNKIFQSIETELNSLIALGDKIDSFNSLYMLVKMSHHVWTAENVDPASYLSTTLGNVLVTVKRNFDKCIFGQIRQMEEVKIPKKSKVGILPFVTSFEEFAELAETIFRNAERRGDLDKAYVKLIRAVFTNVEKVANESQKTPRDVVMMENFHHIFSTLSRLKISCLEAERKEAKHKYTDHLQSYVINSLGQPLEKLNHFFEGVEARVAQGVREEEVSYQLAFNKQELRKVIKEYPGKEVKKGLDNLYKKVDKHLCEEESLLQVVWHSMQDEFIRQYKHFEGLINRCYPGSGITMEFTIQDMLEYFSSIAQSH from the exons ATGACTGCCATAAAGCATGCTCTCCAGAGGGACATTTTTACTCCCAATGATGAGCGGCTGCTCAGTATTGTCAATGTCTGCAAGGCagggaagaaaaagaagaactgTTTCCTATGTGCCACAG tgacaACGGAGCGCCCAGTGCAGGTCAAAGTGGTGAAAGTGAAGAAGTCGGACAAAGGAGATTTCTACAAGAGACAAATGGCCTGGGAGCTTCGTGACCTGGCTGAGGTTGATGCCAAAGATGCTAACAAG GAGAACCCAGAGTTTGACCTACATTTTGAGAAGGTGTATCGCTGGGTGGCCAGCAGCACAGCAGAGAAGAATGCCTTCATTTCCTGCATCTGGAAGCTGAACCAGCGCTACCTGAGAAAGAAAGTTGAATTTGTGAATGTCAGCTCCCAGCTGCTAGAAG AGTCAGTGCCCAGTGGTGAGAGCCAGAGTGTTGCTGGGGGTGATGAAGATACTCTGGATGACTACCAGGAGCTCAGTGCTCGAGAGGAGCAGGACATTGAGAATatgatggaggtgtgtgagtaTGCCATCTCCAATGCTGAGGCCTTTGCAGAGAAGCTCTCCCGGGAGCTGCAGGTCCTGGATGGG GCAAACATCCAATCAATAATGGCCTCAGAGAAGCAGGTAAACATCTTGATGCAGCTACTGGATGAGGCTCTGACTGAAGTGGACACAATCGAGAACAAACTGCTGAGTTATGAGGAGATGCTTCAGAGCGTCAAGGAGCAGATGGACCAGATCTCACAGAGCAACCGCCTCATTCAGAtcagcaacacaaacaatgGCAAACTGCTGGATGAGATTCAGTTCCTTGTG AATTACATGGATCTTTCTAAAGGGCATATCAGAGCTCTGCAAGAGGGAGATCTGTCCTCTCCTAAAGGCATAGAGGCTTGCATCAATGCTTCGGAGGCTCTGCTGCAGTGCATGAACGTAGCACTTCGTCCAG GTCACGATAAGTTGATGGCTgtgaaacagcagcagcacctgtttTCTGAACTTAGAGATGTTTTTGCTCGGCGCCTCACCAACCACCTCAACAATGTGTTTGTACACCAG ggtCATGATCAGAGCTCCACACTGTCTCAGCACACAGCAGAGCTAACCCTGCCCAAGCACAGCCCACTGCACAGAGATTTGCTGAGGTATGCCAAGCTGATGGAGTGGCtaaagaacacacagagagagaagtaTGAAGGCCTGTCTAGG ACCTATGTTGATTACATGACTAGACTGTACGAGAGGGAAATTAAAGACTTCTTTGAAGTTGCCAAAATCAAAATGGCAGGAACTACAAAAGAAGGGAAGGGCAAGTTTG CCACGCTTCCTCGGAAAGAGAGCGCTCTCAAACAGGAGACAGAAA GCCTGCACGGGAGCTCGGGGAAACTTACTGGCTCCACATCCAGTCTTAACAAGCTAGCGGTCAGCAGCTCCAATAGCCGCCGCTCACAGTCCTCCTCTCTGCTGGACATGGGAAACATGTCCGCCTCTGACCTGGATGTGGCAGACAGAACGAAGTTTGACAAA ATTTTTGAGCAAGTCCTCAGTGAGCTGGAGCCTCTGTGTCTTGCTGAGCAGGACTTTATCAGCAAGTTCTTTAAACTGCAGCAGCAGCCAACACTGGCTCAG GCAGAAAATACTGATGATGCTGATGGAGGGCTCCATACCAAACCAGTCAGCGAGCACAGACACTCAATTTCATCAGA GAAAGACATGGTCCGGCAAATGATGAATAAGATCTTCCAGAGCATCGAGACAGAGCTGAACAGTCTTATAGCTCTAGGTGATAAGATAGACAGCTTTAACTCGCTCTATATGCTGGTGAAAATGAGCCATCATGTGTGGACAGCAGAGAACGTGGACCCTGCCTCCTATCTCAGCACTACACTTGGCAATGTGCTGGTCACAGTGAAGAGGAATTTTGACAAATGCATT ttTGGTCAGATCAGGCAGATGGAGGAAGTGAAGATCCCTAAGAAGAGTAAGGTTGGAATCCTGCCTTTCGTCACTAGCTTTGAGGAGTTTGCAGAACTGGCTGAGACCATATTCCGTAATGCAGAACGACGGGGGGACTTGGACAAGGCATATGTCAAACTCATCAGAGCTGTTTTCACGAACG TAGAGAAGGTGGCCAATGAGAGCCAGAAGACTCCGCGTGATGTGGTGATGATGGAGAATTTCCACCATATCTTCTCCACTCTATCACGCCTCAAGATCTCATGCCTGGaagcagagagaaaggaggCAAAGCACAAATACACAGACCATCTGCAATCCTATGTCATTAATTCGCTGGGACAGCCACTAGAAAAACTCAAT CACTTTTTTGAGGGGGTTGAGGCGCGAGTGGCCCAGGGTGTACGGGAAGAGGAGGTGAGCTACCAGCTAGCATTCAATAAACAAGAGCTGAGGAAAGTGATTAAAGAATACCCTGGAAAAGAGGTAAAAAAAGGCTTGGACAATCTGTACAAGAAGGTGGACAAACACCTGTGTGAGGAAGAGAGTCTTCTTCAG GTGGTGTGGCACTCCATGCAAGATGAGTTCATCCGGCAATACAAGCACTTTGAGGGGCTGATAAACCGCTGCTATCCCGGCTCAGGCATCACCATGGAGTTTACCATTCAGGACATGCTAGAGTACTTCTCCAGTATCGCTCAGTCCCACTAa
- the exoc1 gene encoding exocyst complex component 1 isoform X1: protein MTAIKHALQRDIFTPNDERLLSIVNVCKAGKKKKNCFLCATVTTERPVQVKVVKVKKSDKGDFYKRQMAWELRDLAEVDAKDANKENPEFDLHFEKVYRWVASSTAEKNAFISCIWKLNQRYLRKKVEFVNVSSQLLEELPKAEESVPSGESQSVAGGDEDTLDDYQELSAREEQDIENMMEVCEYAISNAEAFAEKLSRELQVLDGANIQSIMASEKQVNILMQLLDEALTEVDTIENKLLSYEEMLQSVKEQMDQISQSNRLIQISNTNNGKLLDEIQFLVNYMDLSKGHIRALQEGDLSSPKGIEACINASEALLQCMNVALRPGHDKLMAVKQQQHLFSELRDVFARRLTNHLNNVFVHQGHDQSSTLSQHTAELTLPKHSPLHRDLLRYAKLMEWLKNTQREKYEGLSRTYVDYMTRLYEREIKDFFEVAKIKMAGTTKEGKGKFATLPRKESALKQETESLHGSSGKLTGSTSSLNKLAVSSSNSRRSQSSSLLDMGNMSASDLDVADRTKFDKIFEQVLSELEPLCLAEQDFISKFFKLQQQPTLAQAENTDDADGGLHTKPVSEHRHSISSEKDMVRQMMNKIFQSIETELNSLIALGDKIDSFNSLYMLVKMSHHVWTAENVDPASYLSTTLGNVLVTVKRNFDKCIFGQIRQMEEVKIPKKSKVGILPFVTSFEEFAELAETIFRNAERRGDLDKAYVKLIRAVFTNVEKVANESQKTPRDVVMMENFHHIFSTLSRLKISCLEAERKEAKHKYTDHLQSYVINSLGQPLEKLNHFFEGVEARVAQGVREEEVSYQLAFNKQELRKVIKEYPGKEVKKGLDNLYKKVDKHLCEEESLLQVVWHSMQDEFIRQYKHFEGLINRCYPGSGITMEFTIQDMLEYFSSIAQSH, encoded by the exons ATGACTGCCATAAAGCATGCTCTCCAGAGGGACATTTTTACTCCCAATGATGAGCGGCTGCTCAGTATTGTCAATGTCTGCAAGGCagggaagaaaaagaagaactgTTTCCTATGTGCCACAG tgacaACGGAGCGCCCAGTGCAGGTCAAAGTGGTGAAAGTGAAGAAGTCGGACAAAGGAGATTTCTACAAGAGACAAATGGCCTGGGAGCTTCGTGACCTGGCTGAGGTTGATGCCAAAGATGCTAACAAG GAGAACCCAGAGTTTGACCTACATTTTGAGAAGGTGTATCGCTGGGTGGCCAGCAGCACAGCAGAGAAGAATGCCTTCATTTCCTGCATCTGGAAGCTGAACCAGCGCTACCTGAGAAAGAAAGTTGAATTTGTGAATGTCAGCTCCCAGCTGCTAGAAG AGCTTCCTAAAGCTGAAG AGTCAGTGCCCAGTGGTGAGAGCCAGAGTGTTGCTGGGGGTGATGAAGATACTCTGGATGACTACCAGGAGCTCAGTGCTCGAGAGGAGCAGGACATTGAGAATatgatggaggtgtgtgagtaTGCCATCTCCAATGCTGAGGCCTTTGCAGAGAAGCTCTCCCGGGAGCTGCAGGTCCTGGATGGG GCAAACATCCAATCAATAATGGCCTCAGAGAAGCAGGTAAACATCTTGATGCAGCTACTGGATGAGGCTCTGACTGAAGTGGACACAATCGAGAACAAACTGCTGAGTTATGAGGAGATGCTTCAGAGCGTCAAGGAGCAGATGGACCAGATCTCACAGAGCAACCGCCTCATTCAGAtcagcaacacaaacaatgGCAAACTGCTGGATGAGATTCAGTTCCTTGTG AATTACATGGATCTTTCTAAAGGGCATATCAGAGCTCTGCAAGAGGGAGATCTGTCCTCTCCTAAAGGCATAGAGGCTTGCATCAATGCTTCGGAGGCTCTGCTGCAGTGCATGAACGTAGCACTTCGTCCAG GTCACGATAAGTTGATGGCTgtgaaacagcagcagcacctgtttTCTGAACTTAGAGATGTTTTTGCTCGGCGCCTCACCAACCACCTCAACAATGTGTTTGTACACCAG ggtCATGATCAGAGCTCCACACTGTCTCAGCACACAGCAGAGCTAACCCTGCCCAAGCACAGCCCACTGCACAGAGATTTGCTGAGGTATGCCAAGCTGATGGAGTGGCtaaagaacacacagagagagaagtaTGAAGGCCTGTCTAGG ACCTATGTTGATTACATGACTAGACTGTACGAGAGGGAAATTAAAGACTTCTTTGAAGTTGCCAAAATCAAAATGGCAGGAACTACAAAAGAAGGGAAGGGCAAGTTTG CCACGCTTCCTCGGAAAGAGAGCGCTCTCAAACAGGAGACAGAAA GCCTGCACGGGAGCTCGGGGAAACTTACTGGCTCCACATCCAGTCTTAACAAGCTAGCGGTCAGCAGCTCCAATAGCCGCCGCTCACAGTCCTCCTCTCTGCTGGACATGGGAAACATGTCCGCCTCTGACCTGGATGTGGCAGACAGAACGAAGTTTGACAAA ATTTTTGAGCAAGTCCTCAGTGAGCTGGAGCCTCTGTGTCTTGCTGAGCAGGACTTTATCAGCAAGTTCTTTAAACTGCAGCAGCAGCCAACACTGGCTCAG GCAGAAAATACTGATGATGCTGATGGAGGGCTCCATACCAAACCAGTCAGCGAGCACAGACACTCAATTTCATCAGA GAAAGACATGGTCCGGCAAATGATGAATAAGATCTTCCAGAGCATCGAGACAGAGCTGAACAGTCTTATAGCTCTAGGTGATAAGATAGACAGCTTTAACTCGCTCTATATGCTGGTGAAAATGAGCCATCATGTGTGGACAGCAGAGAACGTGGACCCTGCCTCCTATCTCAGCACTACACTTGGCAATGTGCTGGTCACAGTGAAGAGGAATTTTGACAAATGCATT ttTGGTCAGATCAGGCAGATGGAGGAAGTGAAGATCCCTAAGAAGAGTAAGGTTGGAATCCTGCCTTTCGTCACTAGCTTTGAGGAGTTTGCAGAACTGGCTGAGACCATATTCCGTAATGCAGAACGACGGGGGGACTTGGACAAGGCATATGTCAAACTCATCAGAGCTGTTTTCACGAACG TAGAGAAGGTGGCCAATGAGAGCCAGAAGACTCCGCGTGATGTGGTGATGATGGAGAATTTCCACCATATCTTCTCCACTCTATCACGCCTCAAGATCTCATGCCTGGaagcagagagaaaggaggCAAAGCACAAATACACAGACCATCTGCAATCCTATGTCATTAATTCGCTGGGACAGCCACTAGAAAAACTCAAT CACTTTTTTGAGGGGGTTGAGGCGCGAGTGGCCCAGGGTGTACGGGAAGAGGAGGTGAGCTACCAGCTAGCATTCAATAAACAAGAGCTGAGGAAAGTGATTAAAGAATACCCTGGAAAAGAGGTAAAAAAAGGCTTGGACAATCTGTACAAGAAGGTGGACAAACACCTGTGTGAGGAAGAGAGTCTTCTTCAG GTGGTGTGGCACTCCATGCAAGATGAGTTCATCCGGCAATACAAGCACTTTGAGGGGCTGATAAACCGCTGCTATCCCGGCTCAGGCATCACCATGGAGTTTACCATTCAGGACATGCTAGAGTACTTCTCCAGTATCGCTCAGTCCCACTAa
- the exoc1 gene encoding exocyst complex component 1 isoform X3, whose amino-acid sequence MTAIKHALQRDIFTPNDERLLSIVNVCKAGKKKKNCFLCATVTTERPVQVKVVKVKKSDKGDFYKRQMAWELRDLAEVDAKDANKENPEFDLHFEKVYRWVASSTAEKNAFISCIWKLNQRYLRKKVEFVNVSSQLLEELPKAEESVPSGESQSVAGGDEDTLDDYQELSAREEQDIENMMEVCEYAISNAEAFAEKLSRELQVLDGANIQSIMASEKQVNILMQLLDEALTEVDTIENKLLSYEEMLQSVKEQMDQISQSNRLIQISNTNNGKLLDEIQFLVNYMDLSKGHIRALQEGDLSSPKGIEACINASEALLQCMNVALRPGHDKLMAVKQQQHLFSELRDVFARRLTNHLNNVFVHQGHDQSSTLSQHTAELTLPKHSPLHRDLLRYAKLMEWLKNTQREKYEGLSRTYVDYMTRLYEREIKDFFEVAKIKMAGTTKEGKGKFGLHGSSGKLTGSTSSLNKLAVSSSNSRRSQSSSLLDMGNMSASDLDVADRTKFDKIFEQVLSELEPLCLAEQDFISKFFKLQQQPTLAQAENTDDADGGLHTKPVSEHRHSISSEKDMVRQMMNKIFQSIETELNSLIALGDKIDSFNSLYMLVKMSHHVWTAENVDPASYLSTTLGNVLVTVKRNFDKCIFGQIRQMEEVKIPKKSKVGILPFVTSFEEFAELAETIFRNAERRGDLDKAYVKLIRAVFTNVEKVANESQKTPRDVVMMENFHHIFSTLSRLKISCLEAERKEAKHKYTDHLQSYVINSLGQPLEKLNHFFEGVEARVAQGVREEEVSYQLAFNKQELRKVIKEYPGKEVKKGLDNLYKKVDKHLCEEESLLQVVWHSMQDEFIRQYKHFEGLINRCYPGSGITMEFTIQDMLEYFSSIAQSH is encoded by the exons ATGACTGCCATAAAGCATGCTCTCCAGAGGGACATTTTTACTCCCAATGATGAGCGGCTGCTCAGTATTGTCAATGTCTGCAAGGCagggaagaaaaagaagaactgTTTCCTATGTGCCACAG tgacaACGGAGCGCCCAGTGCAGGTCAAAGTGGTGAAAGTGAAGAAGTCGGACAAAGGAGATTTCTACAAGAGACAAATGGCCTGGGAGCTTCGTGACCTGGCTGAGGTTGATGCCAAAGATGCTAACAAG GAGAACCCAGAGTTTGACCTACATTTTGAGAAGGTGTATCGCTGGGTGGCCAGCAGCACAGCAGAGAAGAATGCCTTCATTTCCTGCATCTGGAAGCTGAACCAGCGCTACCTGAGAAAGAAAGTTGAATTTGTGAATGTCAGCTCCCAGCTGCTAGAAG AGCTTCCTAAAGCTGAAG AGTCAGTGCCCAGTGGTGAGAGCCAGAGTGTTGCTGGGGGTGATGAAGATACTCTGGATGACTACCAGGAGCTCAGTGCTCGAGAGGAGCAGGACATTGAGAATatgatggaggtgtgtgagtaTGCCATCTCCAATGCTGAGGCCTTTGCAGAGAAGCTCTCCCGGGAGCTGCAGGTCCTGGATGGG GCAAACATCCAATCAATAATGGCCTCAGAGAAGCAGGTAAACATCTTGATGCAGCTACTGGATGAGGCTCTGACTGAAGTGGACACAATCGAGAACAAACTGCTGAGTTATGAGGAGATGCTTCAGAGCGTCAAGGAGCAGATGGACCAGATCTCACAGAGCAACCGCCTCATTCAGAtcagcaacacaaacaatgGCAAACTGCTGGATGAGATTCAGTTCCTTGTG AATTACATGGATCTTTCTAAAGGGCATATCAGAGCTCTGCAAGAGGGAGATCTGTCCTCTCCTAAAGGCATAGAGGCTTGCATCAATGCTTCGGAGGCTCTGCTGCAGTGCATGAACGTAGCACTTCGTCCAG GTCACGATAAGTTGATGGCTgtgaaacagcagcagcacctgtttTCTGAACTTAGAGATGTTTTTGCTCGGCGCCTCACCAACCACCTCAACAATGTGTTTGTACACCAG ggtCATGATCAGAGCTCCACACTGTCTCAGCACACAGCAGAGCTAACCCTGCCCAAGCACAGCCCACTGCACAGAGATTTGCTGAGGTATGCCAAGCTGATGGAGTGGCtaaagaacacacagagagagaagtaTGAAGGCCTGTCTAGG ACCTATGTTGATTACATGACTAGACTGTACGAGAGGGAAATTAAAGACTTCTTTGAAGTTGCCAAAATCAAAATGGCAGGAACTACAAAAGAAGGGAAGGGCAAGTTTG GCCTGCACGGGAGCTCGGGGAAACTTACTGGCTCCACATCCAGTCTTAACAAGCTAGCGGTCAGCAGCTCCAATAGCCGCCGCTCACAGTCCTCCTCTCTGCTGGACATGGGAAACATGTCCGCCTCTGACCTGGATGTGGCAGACAGAACGAAGTTTGACAAA ATTTTTGAGCAAGTCCTCAGTGAGCTGGAGCCTCTGTGTCTTGCTGAGCAGGACTTTATCAGCAAGTTCTTTAAACTGCAGCAGCAGCCAACACTGGCTCAG GCAGAAAATACTGATGATGCTGATGGAGGGCTCCATACCAAACCAGTCAGCGAGCACAGACACTCAATTTCATCAGA GAAAGACATGGTCCGGCAAATGATGAATAAGATCTTCCAGAGCATCGAGACAGAGCTGAACAGTCTTATAGCTCTAGGTGATAAGATAGACAGCTTTAACTCGCTCTATATGCTGGTGAAAATGAGCCATCATGTGTGGACAGCAGAGAACGTGGACCCTGCCTCCTATCTCAGCACTACACTTGGCAATGTGCTGGTCACAGTGAAGAGGAATTTTGACAAATGCATT ttTGGTCAGATCAGGCAGATGGAGGAAGTGAAGATCCCTAAGAAGAGTAAGGTTGGAATCCTGCCTTTCGTCACTAGCTTTGAGGAGTTTGCAGAACTGGCTGAGACCATATTCCGTAATGCAGAACGACGGGGGGACTTGGACAAGGCATATGTCAAACTCATCAGAGCTGTTTTCACGAACG TAGAGAAGGTGGCCAATGAGAGCCAGAAGACTCCGCGTGATGTGGTGATGATGGAGAATTTCCACCATATCTTCTCCACTCTATCACGCCTCAAGATCTCATGCCTGGaagcagagagaaaggaggCAAAGCACAAATACACAGACCATCTGCAATCCTATGTCATTAATTCGCTGGGACAGCCACTAGAAAAACTCAAT CACTTTTTTGAGGGGGTTGAGGCGCGAGTGGCCCAGGGTGTACGGGAAGAGGAGGTGAGCTACCAGCTAGCATTCAATAAACAAGAGCTGAGGAAAGTGATTAAAGAATACCCTGGAAAAGAGGTAAAAAAAGGCTTGGACAATCTGTACAAGAAGGTGGACAAACACCTGTGTGAGGAAGAGAGTCTTCTTCAG GTGGTGTGGCACTCCATGCAAGATGAGTTCATCCGGCAATACAAGCACTTTGAGGGGCTGATAAACCGCTGCTATCCCGGCTCAGGCATCACCATGGAGTTTACCATTCAGGACATGCTAGAGTACTTCTCCAGTATCGCTCAGTCCCACTAa